TCGCCACTTTTTCTTCTATAGTAGCCTCGAAATAGTCACTGAAATGTCTGAACGGTATCACGAGAACGTGCCCCACGCTAACAGGGTATTTGTCAAACCTCGCATAACAGAGGTCGTTTTTTAAAACGACTTCGTTATCGTCAGGATTGCAAAAAGGACAATTTGTATGTTTCATACAGCCCTCCGGTTATGATTACACTCGTTTTCAAGAGCGCGGTGCTTTAAGAACTAGTACCATCAGGGGTTCGTCGCCGGTATTCTTGATACCGTGAGGTACATTCTTTGGCCCTTCAATGAGTTCATATTTTTCAAGTTCCAGACTTTCATCACCTACTGTAAAGACTCCCTTTCCTTCCAAAACAAGCATAAAAACATCCACAGGAGTTACATGCGACGGTAGTTCGAACCCCGGTTCAATGGTTATCACATTAGCCTGTGCGGATTCTTTGTCATATATCCTCTTTGCTTCGATTCCATCCTTTTTAAGAATCGAAGGCAGTTTCATTATCTGTACTTTTTTCATAATTGCAGACCTCCTCTTCGGGATATAGTAACCTATTAGGCCACAATTCAATCATACCGTCGCAGTCTCGTGAATTCAGTAACATATGTTACCTGATTCAATCCAGATTAACTCAGAGGTTCGCAACAATTATCCCGACCAGCGGGTGCGCCTTTACCAGATTCACTGTTTTCGCACATCTTTCGAACATCTTCTTCAAATAATAAGCATTTGCTGGAAAATCCGTATCACCTTCATCATAATATACTTCATCCCAGCTTTCTTTGTATTTGCTGGGATCTTCAAACCACATTATATCCGCGATCACTATTCTGGTTGGCTTTTCTGTCAACTCCATCAAGGTTTCAATCGCTTTCTTCTTTAGATCATCTGTCAGATGATGCATTGCATACACGCTGATAACCTTATTTATTCCAAACCCTTTCAGATCAATCTCTTCATAGGGATTCTCAAAAGAACCACGATAAAAAGCTACATTGGTAATGTTTCTCTTTTTTGCCTCCTCCCTGGCATCTTTGAGCAGATTCGAACTGATGTCTATCCCTATAACCTCTTTGCAAAACGGAGCCGCATATAAGGCCCAGCGCCCCCTACCCGTTCCGATGTCCAGCAAGATATCATCTTTGCTTAATTCGAGAAGTTCAACAGCTTTCTTACCAACCCTGCAAATGATGTCATCACACTCTGCACTTCTTTTTGCAATGGGCGAAGCCTCACTGAGCGAATCAAATGTTCTCTCAACCTTTTTGCGCTTGTATTTCAAAGAAAAACCTCCCTGACTGGTTAAGTTACCGTCATTATACAACAGGGAAATAGTTCGAAAGCCGAAAATCCATCCTCATCAAAAGAGGGTGATAATGTAAAACACGTACCAAAAAATGGCTCCTGTACTATACAGGAGCCAGTTGTGCAAGATATGCTACTTCCTTACTTCTTGAGAAATAGGCACATTTATCCACTTTGCTGTCTAAGTATTATTTCATTTCCCATCTGATCAAATGTTCTTTTCTTACTTTATCCTTTTCTTCAGGACTTAAGCCCCAATTTCCATTGTAAACTGCTCCTTCCCAATCACCATAAATCGGGTTGGGCAGGACAACAAATCTTGTTCCCCAATCGTCTTTCATCTGATCTACGAGTGCATTTCTTTCCTCCAAACTTTTGTGCCTGAAAACGGAGGAAAAGTCGTTCAGGTTATCCCCCATTAAAACAACTATTTTGTAATCATTAGCTACAATTTGCCTTCTTGGTTCCTTGTCAGAAGTTGTGGTTCTCAACAGAACATGTTTTTCATCGGCGAGCGGGAAACCAAGCTTTTTCAAATTATCAATCGTTGCTTGTTTTACATTTTCCTTTCTGTTTGATATGTAGAATACTTCTCCACCTTTTTCAACAACGTAGTTGAGGAATTCCACGGCGCCTGGTAAAGCTTCAGCTTCACGCGCTTCGCACCATTCAGTCCAACCATATGGGTAAGCATGGTCAGTTCCAACATGCCCCGCGTCATATGGGCTGTTGTTTAATATTGTTTCGTCAATATCGACTATGACTGCACGTATTCTTGTTTCATCAGGATTGGCTTCAAGATCTGCATCAAAGAGCATTTTTGCAAGATTGAAAGCCTGGTATGAAAGGGCCTTAAATTC
This genomic interval from Kosmotoga pacifica contains the following:
- a CDS encoding cupin domain-containing protein codes for the protein MKKVQIMKLPSILKKDGIEAKRIYDKESAQANVITIEPGFELPSHVTPVDVFMLVLEGKGVFTVGDESLELEKYELIEGPKNVPHGIKNTGDEPLMVLVLKAPRS
- a CDS encoding class I SAM-dependent methyltransferase → MKYKRKKVERTFDSLSEASPIAKRSAECDDIICRVGKKAVELLELSKDDILLDIGTGRGRWALYAAPFCKEVIGIDISSNLLKDAREEAKKRNITNVAFYRGSFENPYEEIDLKGFGINKVISVYAMHHLTDDLKKKAIETLMELTEKPTRIVIADIMWFEDPSKYKESWDEVYYDEGDTDFPANAYYLKKMFERCAKTVNLVKAHPLVGIIVANL
- a CDS encoding 5'-nucleotidase, lipoprotein e(P4) family, translating into MKRALVVIIVTLMAVAIFATDFYVVKAGDTLSKIAKETGVSVKELVKYNNLSDPNLIIVGQKLRLTPLYTQKDLNEQLVMATLWYQTSGEFKALSYQAFNLAKMLFDADLEANPDETRIRAVIVDIDETILNNSPYDAGHVGTDHAYPYGWTEWCEAREAEALPGAVEFLNYVVEKGGEVFYISNRKENVKQATIDNLKKLGFPLADEKHVLLRTTTSDKEPRRQIVANDYKIVVLMGDNLNDFSSVFRHKSLEERNALVDQMKDDWGTRFVVLPNPIYGDWEGAVYNGNWGLSPEEKDKVRKEHLIRWEMK